From a region of the Triticum aestivum cultivar Chinese Spring chromosome 7D, IWGSC CS RefSeq v2.1, whole genome shotgun sequence genome:
- the LOC123167974 gene encoding protein SHI RELATED SEQUENCE 1 produces MAGFSLRGGGGGGGGGSGGRSGDRGDHPIGADSLFLYARGAAAAAADTAGGGGGGGGGIGFQLWHPHHQQAAAVPHTSQFFSSGVATGVVLGFSPHEGGGVGGVGLAGGGGPGGGRAGTSCQDCGNNAKKDCTHQRCRTCCRSRGFNCSTHVKSTWVPASKRRERQQQLAALFRGAAANNSAAAAAAAAVANKRPRELVRSLGRLPSATTAMVDATTSSGEGDGRFPPELSLEAVFRCVRIGPVDEPDAEFAYQTAVSIGGHTFKGILRDHGPAEEATGQLPPSSAEYHQLTGAAREGSSPAGSSEAAGGHGATVATSAAVLMDPYPTPIGAFAAGTQFFPHNPRT; encoded by the exons ATGGCGGGGTTCTCTctgaggggaggcggcggcggaggtggaggaGGCAGCGGGGGAAGGAGCGGCGACCGCGGCGATCATCCCATCGGGGCAGACAGCCTGTTTCTGTACGCgcgcggcgccgccgccgcggccgccgacacggcgggcggcggcggcgggggaggaggtggGATAGGGTTCCAGCTATGGCACCCGCACCACCAGCAGGCGGCGGCCGTGCCGCACACGTCGCAGTTCTTCTCCTCCGGGGTGGCCACCGGCGTCGTGCTGGGCTTCTCGCCGCATGAGGGCGGTGGCGTGGGCGGCGTCGGCTTGGCTGGTGGAGGCGGCCCGGGGGGCGGGAGGGCCGGCACCAGCTGCCAGGACTGCGGAAACAACGCCAAGAAGGACTGCACCCACCAGCGGTGCCGCACCTGCTGCCGCAGCCGCGGCTTCAACTGCTCCACCCACGTTAAGAGCACCTGGGTCCCCGCCTCCAAGCGGCGCGAGCGCCAGCAGCAGCTCGCCGCGCTCTTCCGCGGCGCGGCAGCCAACAacagcgccgccgcggccgccgccgctgccgttgccAACAAACGGCCCCGCGAGCTCGTGCGCTCCCTCGGCCGCTTGCCGTCCGCGACCACCGCGATGGTCGACGCCACCACCTCCTCAG GCGAGGGGGACGGGAGATTTCCGCCGGAGCTGAGCCTGGAGGCCGTGTTCCGGTGCGTGCGGATAGGACCGGTGGACGAGCCGGACGCGGAGTTCGCGTACCAGACGGCGGTGAGCATCGGGGGGCACACATTCAAGGGGATCCTGCGCGACCATGGGCCGGCGGAAGAGGCGACTGGGCAGCTGCCGCCGTCGTCGGCGGAGTACCACCAGCTCACAGGGGCCGCGAGGGAGGGGTCATCGCCGGCCGGGAGCAGCGAGGCGGCCGGCGGGCACGGGGCGACGGTGGCGACGTCCGCGGCGGTGCTCATGGACCCCTACCCGACGCCGATCGGCGCCTTCGCAGCAGGCACCCAGTTCTTCCCTCATAACCCTAGAACCTAG